One part of the Cyclobacteriaceae bacterium genome encodes these proteins:
- a CDS encoding N-acetyltransferase, protein MSDTYFVHPSSIVDDGCVIGKDTKIWHFSHIMPNCRIGENCNLGQNVVVSPDVVLGNNVKVQNNVSIYTGVICEDDVFLGPSMVFTNVINPRSAVNRKSEYKKTFVRKGASIGANATIICGIEIGSFAFIAAGAVVTKDVPAYALVVGNPARQRGWMSEYGQKLQFDAAGFAVCPESKEKYQLQNGVVSKVSHG, encoded by the coding sequence ATGAGTGACACTTATTTTGTGCATCCCAGCTCAATTGTTGATGATGGATGTGTGATTGGCAAGGATACTAAAATCTGGCACTTTTCACACATCATGCCCAACTGTCGCATTGGTGAAAATTGTAATCTTGGTCAAAATGTAGTGGTTTCTCCGGATGTGGTTTTGGGAAACAATGTGAAAGTGCAGAATAATGTTTCTATCTATACCGGGGTAATCTGCGAGGATGATGTTTTTCTTGGACCGTCCATGGTTTTTACCAATGTCATTAATCCGCGCAGTGCTGTTAACCGTAAATCAGAATACAAAAAGACATTTGTTCGCAAGGGCGCTTCCATTGGTGCAAATGCCACTATTATTTGCGGTATTGAAATTGGATCGTTTGCCTTTATTGCTGCCGGTGCAGTAGTAACAAAAGATGTTCCCGCATATGCATTGGTAGTAGGTAACCCGGCTCGACAACGCGGATGGATGAGCGAATACGGACAGAAACTGCAGTTTGATGCCGCGGGTTTTGCAGTTTGCCCGGAGAGCAAAGAAAAGTACCAGTTGCAAAATGGAGTAGTGAGCAAAGTAAGTCATGGATAA
- a CDS encoding Gfo/Idh/MocA family oxidoreductase, which translates to MVSTIKFAVVGFGHIGKRHATIINEFPGAELVAIVDIDTKQQQHQLYPSQVPFFASVQSMFDALKNIDVVCVCTPNGLHVEHALLALDNRCHVVIEKPMGLSRASCERVVEKSLQVARHVFVVKQNRYSPPSKWLKQIVSDGTLGDVLMVQVNCYWNRDNRYYKKGSWKGSLALDGGTLFTQFSHFIDIMFWVFGDVKNIHAALKDFNHQDSTEFEDSGIVHFEFVNGGLGCINFSTSVWDTNMESSIAVVGTKGSVKVGGQYMNEIEYCHIQDYVMPDLPETNPPNDYGPFKGSAANHHYVFENVINTLKGNDTITANALEGMKVVDIIERIYQFRRKNE; encoded by the coding sequence ATTGTGAGTACTATTAAATTTGCTGTAGTAGGGTTTGGCCATATTGGTAAACGTCATGCTACTATCATCAATGAATTTCCCGGTGCTGAGTTGGTGGCCATTGTTGATATTGATACAAAACAACAACAGCATCAATTATATCCTTCACAAGTCCCCTTCTTTGCCAGTGTCCAATCGATGTTCGATGCGTTAAAGAATATTGATGTGGTATGTGTTTGCACACCCAATGGGTTACACGTTGAGCATGCGTTGTTGGCATTGGACAATCGTTGCCATGTAGTAATTGAAAAACCAATGGGACTATCGCGGGCATCGTGTGAGCGGGTAGTAGAAAAATCGTTGCAGGTAGCGCGTCATGTTTTTGTGGTTAAGCAAAACCGGTATAGTCCGCCCAGTAAGTGGTTAAAACAAATTGTGTCAGACGGAACCCTTGGTGACGTGCTGATGGTGCAGGTAAATTGCTATTGGAACCGCGATAACCGCTATTATAAGAAAGGATCGTGGAAAGGTTCACTTGCCTTGGATGGAGGTACCTTGTTTACACAATTCAGCCATTTTATTGATATTATGTTTTGGGTATTTGGTGATGTAAAAAATATCCATGCTGCGCTGAAAGATTTTAACCACCAGGATTCTACTGAGTTTGAGGACTCAGGTATTGTTCATTTTGAATTTGTGAACGGAGGCTTGGGCTGTATTAACTTCTCCACTTCCGTTTGGGACACCAATATGGAAAGCTCCATCGCGGTCGTGGGCACAAAAGGTTCGGTAAAAGTGGGTGGTCAGTATATGAATGAGATTGAGTATTGCCACATTCAGGATTATGTGATGCCGGACCTTCCGGAAACCAATCCGCCCAATGATTATGGCCCCTTCAAAGGGAGTGCTGCGAACCATCACTATGTTTTTGAAAATGTGATTAACACATTGAAAGGAAACGACACCATAACAGCTAACGCATTAGAAGGAATGAAGGTGGTGGATATTATTGAACGTATTTATCAATTCCGAAGAAAAAATGAGTGA
- a CDS encoding SDR family oxidoreductase yields the protein MAAKKRVLITGGAGFLGSHLCDRFIKEGFHVVAMDNLITGDLRNIEHLFKLPDFEFYHHDVSSFVHVPGELHYILHFASPASPIDYLKIPIQTLKVGSLGIHNLLGLARVKKARILIASTSEVYGDPLVHPQPEEYYGNVNPVGPRGVYDEAKRFQEAMTMAYHTFHGLDTRIVRIFNTYGPRMRLNDGRVLPAFIGQALRGEDLTVFGDGSQTRSFCYVDDQVEGIYRLLMSDYHLPVNIGNPDEITIMQFAEEIIKLTGTTQKIITHPLPKDDPKQRQPDIRKAKAILGWEPKVSRAEGLKITYEYFKSLPREILFERDNKNFEKYIR from the coding sequence ATGGCTGCAAAAAAACGTGTTCTTATTACCGGTGGAGCCGGGTTTCTGGGATCCCATTTATGCGATCGGTTTATTAAAGAAGGTTTTCATGTTGTCGCCATGGATAACCTCATCACTGGCGATTTGCGTAACATTGAGCACCTGTTCAAGCTGCCTGATTTTGAATTTTATCACCACGATGTTTCTTCGTTTGTGCACGTGCCCGGTGAATTGCATTACATCCTGCATTTTGCTTCACCTGCCAGCCCTATCGATTACCTGAAAATCCCCATTCAAACCTTGAAGGTGGGCTCATTGGGTATTCACAATCTGCTTGGCCTGGCACGGGTGAAGAAGGCACGCATCCTTATCGCTTCAACATCGGAAGTGTATGGCGACCCTTTGGTGCATCCGCAACCTGAAGAATATTACGGTAACGTAAACCCTGTTGGGCCACGCGGGGTATATGACGAAGCCAAACGCTTTCAGGAAGCCATGACCATGGCTTATCATACCTTTCACGGTTTGGATACCCGTATTGTGCGCATCTTCAATACCTATGGCCCGCGTATGCGCTTGAATGACGGGCGTGTGTTGCCGGCCTTTATCGGTCAGGCATTACGGGGCGAAGACCTTACCGTGTTTGGTGATGGGTCGCAAACACGTTCTTTCTGTTATGTAGATGACCAGGTTGAAGGTATTTACAGGCTGTTGATGTCGGATTACCATTTGCCAGTGAACATCGGTAACCCGGATGAAATTACCATCATGCAGTTTGCCGAAGAGATTATTAAGCTTACCGGCACCACGCAGAAAATAATAACCCACCCATTGCCTAAGGATGATCCCAAGCAACGCCAACCCGACATCCGAAAAGCAAAGGCGATACTGGGTTGGGAACCTAAGGTTTCACGTGCGGAAGGATTGAAGATTACTTATGAGTACTTCAAAAGCCTGCCCCGGGAAATTTTGTTCGAGCGGGACAATAAGAACTTTGAGAAGTATATCCGCTAA
- the cysQ gene encoding 3'(2'),5'-bisphosphate nucleotidase CysQ, with translation MKISEVLVSAIEAAEIACNEILEVYQSSDFQTESKDDKSPLTLADKRAHAAIVSVLKETGLPILSEEGKMIPYEERKLWEYFWMVDPLDGTKEFLKRNGEFTVNIALIYHEKPILGVVAVPASGDVFYAAEGKACLKRNRQTISLPKRSPVSLTQNGLRVVASRSHMSPETQDFINALTAPSLVSKGSSLKFMLLAEGQADVYPRFAPTMEWDTAAAHAIVNAVGISVKQRDRDEELRYNKEDLLNPYFLCL, from the coding sequence ATGAAAATATCCGAAGTACTGGTTTCTGCTATTGAAGCGGCTGAAATTGCCTGTAATGAAATACTGGAAGTTTATCAATCGAGCGATTTTCAAACCGAATCGAAAGATGATAAATCACCGTTAACCCTTGCGGATAAGCGCGCACATGCTGCCATTGTTTCTGTTCTAAAGGAAACGGGCTTGCCCATTCTTAGTGAAGAAGGAAAGATGATCCCCTACGAAGAGCGAAAGCTATGGGAATACTTCTGGATGGTTGATCCGCTTGATGGTACCAAGGAATTTTTGAAACGCAATGGTGAGTTTACGGTAAACATCGCACTTATTTACCATGAAAAACCAATACTTGGTGTAGTTGCCGTTCCTGCAAGTGGTGATGTATTCTATGCTGCTGAAGGAAAAGCCTGCCTTAAACGAAATAGACAAACCATTTCTTTACCAAAGCGCTCACCTGTTTCGTTAACGCAAAATGGTTTGCGTGTGGTGGCTTCACGTTCACACATGAGCCCGGAGACTCAGGATTTTATAAATGCATTAACAGCGCCTTCATTGGTATCGAAGGGCAGTAGTTTAAAATTCATGTTGCTGGCCGAGGGCCAGGCTGACGTTTATCCACGTTTTGCACCAACCATGGAATGGGATACAGCTGCCGCTCATGCTATTGTAAATGCGGTGGGAATCTCAGTGAAACAGAGGGATAGGGATGAGGAGTTGAGGTATAACAAAGAGGATTTGTTGAATCCCTATTTTCTATGCTTATAG
- the cysN gene encoding sulfate adenylyltransferase subunit CysN yields MNPYQNQLLRFTTAGSVDDGKSTLIGRLLYDSKSIFEDQLEAVQTSSAKKGFDYVDLSLLTDGLKSEREQGITIDVAYRYFATPKRKFIIADTPGHIQYTRNMVTGASTANLALILIDARKGLIEQTYRHSFIASLLKIPHIVVCINKMDLVNYAETVFDKVVQDYKAFSSKLEVSDIQFVPISALNGDNVVNRSENMGWYQGATLLHMLESVHIESDYNHIDSRFPVQYVVRPQTNEHQDFRGYAGRVAGGIFRPGDDVLILPSGFSSKIKTIEVNGEKLNEAFAPMSVIMTLEDEIDISRGDIISKPNNQPEVAQDIDVMLCWMNQRPVNLNSKFYVRHTTHETRGVLKEIQYKLDINSLQRVEGVEQLVMNDIARVKLRTAKPLSFDSYRKNRITGSLIFVDEGTNETVAAGMIV; encoded by the coding sequence ATGAATCCTTACCAAAATCAATTATTACGTTTTACAACAGCAGGCAGTGTCGATGATGGCAAGAGTACATTAATTGGCCGCTTGTTGTATGACAGCAAATCAATTTTTGAAGATCAGCTCGAAGCCGTTCAAACCTCCAGTGCAAAAAAGGGTTTTGATTATGTTGATCTTTCCTTGCTTACGGATGGGTTAAAGTCCGAGCGGGAACAGGGCATTACCATTGATGTGGCCTACCGCTACTTTGCCACCCCCAAGCGCAAATTTATAATTGCCGATACGCCCGGACACATTCAATACACCCGCAATATGGTAACCGGTGCTTCCACTGCAAACCTGGCACTGATATTAATAGACGCACGTAAGGGGTTGATAGAACAAACGTATCGCCATTCATTCATAGCGTCATTGCTGAAGATACCGCACATTGTCGTGTGTATTAATAAAATGGATTTGGTAAATTATGCAGAGACTGTGTTTGATAAAGTCGTTCAAGATTACAAGGCATTCTCTTCGAAGTTGGAGGTTTCTGATATTCAATTTGTTCCGATCAGTGCATTGAATGGCGATAACGTGGTGAACCGTTCGGAGAATATGGGTTGGTACCAGGGCGCTACATTGTTGCACATGTTGGAGTCTGTTCATATTGAAAGTGACTACAACCATATTGACAGCAGGTTTCCGGTACAATATGTTGTTCGTCCTCAAACCAACGAGCATCAGGATTTTAGGGGCTATGCCGGCAGGGTGGCAGGTGGGATATTCCGCCCGGGTGATGATGTGTTGATCCTCCCATCAGGCTTTAGTTCAAAAATCAAAACCATTGAAGTGAATGGCGAAAAGCTAAATGAAGCTTTTGCACCCATGTCAGTAATCATGACCCTTGAAGACGAGATTGACATTAGCCGTGGCGATATTATTTCCAAGCCAAACAACCAACCCGAAGTGGCACAGGATATTGACGTCATGTTGTGCTGGATGAACCAACGTCCCGTAAACCTGAATTCCAAATTTTATGTTCGTCACACCACGCACGAAACGCGTGGCGTCTTAAAGGAAATACAATACAAGTTGGATATTAATTCTTTGCAACGCGTTGAAGGAGTAGAGCAATTGGTGATGAACGATATTGCACGGGTGAAACTCCGCACGGCAAAACCCTTGTCATTTGATAGCTACCGCAAAAATCGCATTACCGGAAGCCTGATTTTTGTAGATGAAGGGACAAATGAAACGGTGGCTGCGGGGATGATCGTTTAA
- the cysD gene encoding sulfate adenylyltransferase subunit CysD yields MSQYYLSHLQELESEAIYVIREVVAQFEKPALLFSGGKDSIVLAYLSRKAFYPARIPFPLVHIDTGHNFPETMEYRDWLINELGVQLVVGSVQESIDKGRAKEETGYNASRNALQTVTLLDTIEQHKFDAAMGGARRDEEKARAKERFFSHRDEFGQWDPKNQRPELWNIFNGRKNQGEHFRVFPISNWTEMDVWQYLYTENIPIPKLYYAHDREVILRDGAILSTSPWLKLKPDEKPIIKRVRFRTCGDMPITGAVESEADTMEKIIAEVAASRKTERGTRADDKRGETAMEDRKRQGYF; encoded by the coding sequence ATGAGTCAATATTATTTAAGCCATTTGCAGGAACTTGAATCGGAGGCAATCTATGTTATCCGTGAAGTGGTAGCGCAATTTGAAAAACCGGCATTGCTGTTTTCGGGCGGAAAGGATTCTATCGTACTGGCGTACTTATCGCGCAAAGCATTTTACCCGGCACGCATTCCTTTTCCCTTGGTGCATATCGACACCGGTCACAATTTTCCCGAAACCATGGAATACCGCGATTGGCTCATCAACGAATTAGGTGTTCAATTGGTGGTGGGGTCTGTTCAGGAAAGTATTGATAAAGGTAGGGCTAAGGAGGAAACAGGTTATAACGCCAGCCGCAATGCCTTGCAAACGGTAACCTTATTGGATACCATCGAGCAACATAAATTCGATGCCGCTATGGGCGGGGCGCGCAGGGATGAAGAAAAAGCAAGGGCCAAAGAGCGCTTCTTTTCCCATCGCGATGAGTTTGGCCAGTGGGATCCGAAAAACCAGCGACCGGAACTGTGGAATATTTTCAATGGCAGGAAAAACCAGGGCGAGCATTTCCGGGTGTTCCCTATTTCAAACTGGACGGAGATGGATGTGTGGCAATATTTATATACCGAAAATATCCCCATACCCAAATTGTATTATGCACATGATCGTGAAGTAATCCTTCGGGATGGGGCCATTTTATCAACATCGCCCTGGCTAAAACTTAAGCCCGATGAAAAGCCAATAATAAAGCGTGTGCGTTTTAGAACCTGTGGCGATATGCCGATTACCGGGGCGGTGGAATCGGAGGCTGATACGATGGAGAAAATTATTGCCGAAGTAGCTGCTTCACGCAAAACTGAACGCGGTACACGTGCGGATGATAAGCGTGGAGAAACAGCTATGGAAGACAGAAAAAGGCAAGGATATTTTTAA
- the cysC gene encoding adenylyl-sulfate kinase translates to MNLYPIQTQVTKQQREQLLQQRSRLIWFTGLSGSGKSTLAVQLEAQLHAKGFKTYLLDGDNIRTGLNKDLSFANEGRVENIRRIGEVAKLMLDAGIIVLSAFISPFKADRDQVKAIVGSENYIEVFVDAPLEVCEQRDVKGLYKKARAGEVKNFTGIDSPYELPERPDIVLQTHKFSVEESLQVLNQGILPKIKYASV, encoded by the coding sequence ATGAACCTCTATCCCATACAAACCCAGGTAACCAAACAACAACGTGAGCAGTTACTGCAACAACGTTCACGGCTTATCTGGTTCACCGGACTTTCAGGTTCAGGTAAATCGACCTTGGCGGTTCAGTTGGAGGCGCAACTTCATGCCAAAGGCTTTAAAACCTATTTGTTGGATGGTGATAACATCCGCACGGGTTTAAACAAGGACTTATCGTTTGCCAATGAAGGCCGTGTTGAGAATATCCGCAGGATAGGGGAGGTTGCCAAGTTGATGTTGGATGCGGGTATTATTGTTTTGTCGGCTTTTATTTCACCCTTCAAAGCCGACCGTGATCAAGTGAAAGCGATTGTAGGCAGCGAAAATTATATTGAAGTGTTTGTTGATGCACCGTTGGAGGTGTGCGAGCAACGCGATGTAAAAGGTTTATACAAAAAAGCACGGGCGGGCGAAGTAAAAAATTTTACAGGAATTGATTCGCCCTATGAGTTGCCGGAACGCCCGGATATTGTTTTGCAAACGCATAAGTTTTCTGTTGAAGAATCGCTTCAGGTACTGAACCAGGGCATACTTCCGAAAATAAAGTACGCATCTGTTTAA
- a CDS encoding SLC13 family permease, with the protein MEFTIIQGLVLGIVVLLVISLYREWFNPALSFFIAVLALLLAGVINPTELLKGLSNQQIIVIFLLILVTAGIRSVFGTDFFSRLFNTSLKPKAFLLRMMVVSSSISAFLNNTPIVAFLIPYVKDWADRTNTPASKLLIPLSYATILGGMITIIGTSTNLVLVGLMTEYNLPLLGFKDFLFLGLMVTVAGWLYLYFVGYKLLPENVNKIEDVRLNLKEYIVETEIFEGSSLTGKTVKEAGLRNLQDLFLVEIIRHDEVISPVSPDEKLEAGDTLFFSGNTQSIYNLIHQDNGLRIPKQESLETQNQFNFIEAVIPANSELIGRRIKDSDFRRKYNASIVAMHRNGKRISGKVGEMQLAGGDFLLLLSGDDIDPVQHEKDLFYFSVPQKVEYKKPAWKYWVGIGSFLMLLAGIVGVLPLFTATLIILTALIFLGILNLTEIKRHLDFNLLMVLVCSLAIGVALEKSGTAALVATALIKTGQAVGAVGVLSALFVVTIFLTALVTNPAAVSIMFPIAMSLSQQLEIPSTPFFVAIAFAASGDFMTPIGYQTNLMVYGPGGYTFKDFVKVGTPLTVVYSVICIGFIAWYYQL; encoded by the coding sequence GTGGAGTTTACAATCATTCAAGGACTTGTTTTAGGGATTGTGGTCCTGTTGGTGATTTCACTTTACCGCGAGTGGTTTAATCCTGCGCTTTCATTTTTTATAGCAGTGTTGGCACTGCTGCTTGCGGGTGTTATTAACCCTACCGAACTTCTTAAGGGATTAAGTAATCAGCAAATTATTGTCATCTTTCTATTGATTTTGGTTACGGCAGGTATTCGTTCTGTTTTCGGTACCGATTTTTTTTCCAGGTTGTTCAATACATCCCTGAAGCCCAAAGCATTTTTACTCCGGATGATGGTGGTGTCATCCTCTATCTCTGCTTTTCTCAACAACACACCAATCGTAGCTTTTCTTATACCTTATGTTAAAGATTGGGCCGATCGTACCAACACCCCAGCCTCCAAACTTTTAATACCCTTATCATACGCCACTATTTTAGGTGGCATGATCACGATAATCGGTACATCAACAAACCTTGTATTGGTTGGGTTAATGACGGAATACAACCTGCCCTTACTAGGTTTTAAGGATTTTCTTTTCCTGGGTTTAATGGTAACCGTGGCCGGATGGCTTTACCTTTATTTTGTGGGTTATAAGTTGCTTCCTGAAAATGTAAATAAAATTGAAGATGTACGCTTAAACCTAAAAGAATACATCGTTGAAACAGAAATTTTTGAAGGTTCGTCTTTAACCGGTAAAACTGTTAAGGAAGCTGGCTTACGCAACCTGCAAGATCTTTTTTTGGTGGAGATAATTCGGCATGATGAAGTGATTTCGCCTGTGTCGCCTGATGAAAAGCTGGAAGCAGGCGATACCCTGTTCTTTTCGGGAAACACACAGTCGATCTATAATTTAATTCACCAGGATAACGGCCTTCGTATTCCCAAACAGGAAAGTCTTGAGACGCAAAACCAATTTAACTTTATCGAAGCCGTAATACCGGCCAACTCTGAATTGATTGGCAGGCGCATAAAAGATTCAGACTTTCGCAGAAAGTACAACGCCTCTATTGTAGCTATGCACCGAAACGGCAAGCGCATTTCCGGGAAAGTGGGTGAAATGCAACTGGCCGGTGGCGACTTTTTATTGTTATTATCGGGCGATGATATTGATCCTGTGCAGCATGAGAAGGATTTGTTTTACTTTTCTGTTCCGCAAAAAGTAGAGTACAAAAAGCCAGCCTGGAAATATTGGGTAGGTATAGGAAGCTTTTTGATGCTGCTGGCAGGGATTGTTGGTGTGTTGCCGCTTTTCACGGCAACACTTATAATCCTCACGGCCCTTATCTTTTTGGGAATCCTTAACCTTACTGAAATCAAACGACATTTGGATTTCAACCTGCTTATGGTGTTGGTTTGCTCCCTGGCCATAGGTGTAGCTTTGGAAAAATCGGGTACTGCAGCGCTTGTTGCGACAGCCCTCATAAAAACAGGTCAAGCAGTAGGTGCGGTTGGGGTGTTAAGTGCCTTGTTTGTTGTTACGATATTTCTTACAGCGTTGGTAACCAATCCGGCAGCGGTATCAATCATGTTCCCGATTGCCATGTCGTTATCGCAGCAATTGGAAATTCCATCAACCCCGTTTTTTGTTGCCATAGCCTTTGCCGCTTCAGGCGACTTCATGACACCCATCGGCTACCAGACTAACCTGATGGTTTATGGCCCCGGTGGATATACTTTCAAGGATTTTGTAAAAGTTGGCACACCGCTAACGGTGGTTTATTCAGTAATTTGCATAGGCTTTATTGCGTGGTACTACCAACTATAA
- the kdsA gene encoding 3-deoxy-8-phosphooctulonate synthase, translated as MEKFRDTVSITEKIKLGSNRMVLFAGPCAAESFDICMEVGTHMKTLCEKLGIDYVFKASFDKANRTSSGSYRGPSMDMGLEILDMVKQNLKVPIVTDVHESYQCAEVAQVVDVLQIPAFLCRQTDLLKAAARTGKAVKVKKGQFMAPADMKYAVDKVRGEGNNNVFLTERGASFGYHTLVVDMRSLPIMRQFTPVIFDVTHSVQQPGGLGGTSGGQREFAPFLARAAAATGVDGFFIETHPNPDKALSDGPNMIPLQQMEMFVTNLKKFWDLQKSLD; from the coding sequence ATGGAGAAATTCAGAGATACTGTATCGATAACGGAAAAAATCAAATTAGGTAGTAACCGCATGGTGCTGTTTGCCGGCCCATGTGCAGCGGAGAGCTTTGATATTTGCATGGAGGTTGGCACCCACATGAAAACATTATGTGAAAAACTTGGTATCGATTATGTTTTTAAGGCCTCTTTCGATAAGGCCAACCGAACTTCATCCGGGTCGTACCGGGGTCCCTCCATGGATATGGGCCTTGAAATACTGGACATGGTGAAGCAAAATTTAAAAGTGCCTATCGTTACGGATGTGCACGAATCGTATCAATGTGCTGAAGTGGCGCAGGTGGTTGATGTACTGCAAATACCTGCCTTCCTTTGTCGCCAGACTGATTTGCTGAAAGCGGCAGCCCGAACAGGTAAAGCTGTGAAAGTAAAGAAGGGGCAGTTTATGGCGCCTGCGGATATGAAGTATGCTGTTGACAAAGTACGGGGAGAAGGCAACAACAATGTGTTCCTCACGGAGCGCGGTGCCAGCTTTGGCTATCATACCCTGGTGGTGGATATGCGTTCACTTCCCATCATGCGCCAGTTTACGCCCGTTATTTTTGATGTTACACACTCGGTTCAGCAACCTGGTGGTTTGGGCGGCACATCGGGTGGCCAACGTGAGTTTGCTCCCTTTCTGGCACGTGCAGCAGCAGCAACCGGTGTTGATGGCTTTTTCATTGAAACACACCCCAATCCCGACAAGGCGTTAAGCGATGGCCCAAACATGATTCCCTTGCAACAAATGGAGATGTTTGTTACGAACCTTAAAAAGTTCTGGGACCTCCAGAAGTCGCTTGACTGA
- a CDS encoding HAD-IIIA family hydrolase, translating to MKKLLDQYTKEQVKKASFIKAIFFDVDGVLTDGKIIYDDSGREIKAFNVKDGFIVSYLKKAGIITGAITGRESAVVTKRCAELKVDFCHQGIMDKAEVCKKLMQHYKLKTKEVAYIGDDINDLGVFGLVGLSACPADAMSYVQDKADLVTNRKGGKGVFREVADLILAASGRLDKIVNN from the coding sequence TTGAAAAAGCTTCTTGATCAGTACACGAAAGAACAGGTAAAAAAGGCTTCGTTTATTAAGGCCATTTTTTTTGATGTGGATGGCGTGCTCACCGATGGAAAAATCATATATGATGATTCCGGAAGAGAGATAAAAGCATTTAATGTTAAAGATGGTTTTATTGTTAGTTACCTGAAAAAAGCAGGCATTATAACAGGAGCCATTACAGGCCGCGAATCGGCAGTTGTAACCAAGCGGTGTGCCGAGCTTAAAGTTGATTTCTGCCACCAAGGCATAATGGATAAAGCCGAGGTTTGCAAAAAGCTTATGCAGCATTACAAGCTTAAAACAAAAGAGGTAGCTTATATCGGGGATGACATTAATGACCTTGGTGTTTTTGGCCTGGTTGGTTTAAGCGCCTGCCCGGCTGATGCCATGAGTTATGTTCAGGACAAAGCCGATCTGGTTACCAACAGAAAAGGCGGCAAGGGGGTGTTTAGGGAAGTTGCAGATTTGATTCTCGCAGCCAGCGGCAGGTTGGATAAAATTGTGAACAACTGA